One region of Chlorobiota bacterium genomic DNA includes:
- a CDS encoding TonB-dependent siderophore receptor gives MSTCSHYADTYRGSVQKSFVAALLLAAAASVSQAQQTPATGTIQGRVTSREGAALGAATIRLEKTSTGAIADRHGDFMLSNVPVGTYTLTVTYVGHSPYSTAIEVHAGSITRLQIILDERPSGTVVVTAPRSAYRVPTSSTATKTSTRLIETPAAVQIVTAEQLSDQRADRVDDAFNYMTGVTQGGGTRAQSYILRGFSVDDRFIPYQIDGISGGVWRQHEPPAAIVDRIEFLKGPATTLYGVTQLGGVINYITKKPKAINEATVEVRHSTYASELSPLGAKNSVSLTADITGPISNGGDVLYRLIGSHINTTTFRQDIEESSFDLFPSVAWNISDATQVTFSMNVNVDKGRWDEYLPVPSRDISKIPDIRTRINEPTDYYWDYGWGVGYMLRHTFNENWTLRSTARYTARIDGRQLFEFAGLNSDGETMRRNWRDQFNERYYTYLDATIEGKIETGVLSHTILGGVTVGIEDIHFDRRNLRGDSTLNINIYNPVHSARPLLPPKPGFNRYFDNDYLGAYLQDQIKIIDEVQVMIGAQLTQGLIKHVETRGELDFDKKNSGISPRAGIILLPTKNMSVYGSYSTSFSPTNAERENAEGNIDFKPEIGKQIEFGIKTELLDGRIGATAAAFQLDYTNALSQTGDKNPNGNTVWVQTGQSRSKGIELDIAIMPIDGLYLSAGYAYTDARVMADETVARIGQRLTYVPYNTGNARIVYDFDGVLRGLKLGFGFTGMDARPTEFPTSTGALFFLPSYTRMDGFASYDFDRATIAINLNNIGDEKYFVSGGTSRIVPGALRMLRTTLQMRL, from the coding sequence ATGAGCACTTGTTCACATTATGCCGATACCTACCGTGGTTCGGTACAAAAAAGTTTTGTTGCTGCATTGCTATTGGCTGCTGCTGCTTCCGTAAGCCAAGCACAACAAACACCTGCTACTGGAACGATCCAAGGCCGCGTAACATCACGCGAAGGTGCTGCTTTGGGTGCAGCAACTATTCGGTTGGAGAAAACATCCACCGGAGCGATTGCCGACCGCCATGGAGATTTTATGCTAAGTAATGTTCCTGTGGGTACGTATACACTTACAGTAACGTATGTAGGGCACTCTCCATACAGCACTGCTATTGAGGTACATGCAGGAAGCATTACGCGTTTACAAATCATTTTGGATGAACGCCCTTCCGGAACAGTAGTAGTTACTGCTCCACGTTCTGCTTATCGTGTACCAACGTCCAGCACTGCCACAAAAACATCTACTCGCTTGATTGAAACTCCAGCTGCCGTGCAGATCGTTACGGCAGAGCAATTATCTGATCAACGCGCTGATCGTGTGGATGATGCATTTAACTATATGACAGGAGTAACACAAGGTGGGGGGACTCGTGCGCAATCATACATACTCCGTGGTTTTTCTGTGGACGACAGATTTATACCGTATCAAATTGATGGAATCAGTGGCGGGGTGTGGCGCCAGCATGAACCGCCAGCTGCAATTGTTGATCGGATAGAATTTTTAAAGGGGCCGGCAACAACGCTGTATGGCGTCACACAGCTTGGTGGTGTTATCAACTATATCACAAAAAAACCAAAGGCCATAAACGAAGCTACCGTTGAAGTTCGCCACAGTACCTATGCCAGTGAACTTTCGCCATTAGGTGCTAAAAACAGTGTGAGCCTAACTGCAGACATAACTGGACCAATTAGTAATGGCGGCGATGTGTTATACCGGCTAATTGGTAGCCATATCAACACAACGACCTTTCGTCAGGATATAGAAGAATCTAGTTTTGATCTGTTTCCTTCGGTAGCTTGGAATATCAGTGATGCAACTCAAGTGACATTTTCAATGAATGTGAACGTTGACAAAGGTCGTTGGGATGAATATCTGCCAGTGCCAAGCCGGGACATTAGTAAAATCCCTGATATCCGTACCCGGATTAACGAACCAACCGATTACTACTGGGATTATGGCTGGGGAGTCGGCTATATGCTTCGCCATACTTTTAACGAGAATTGGACATTACGCTCAACTGCACGATATACAGCAAGGATTGATGGTCGGCAATTGTTCGAATTCGCAGGGTTAAACTCTGATGGAGAAACTATGCGACGTAACTGGCGTGATCAATTTAATGAGCGATACTATACCTATTTAGATGCAACAATTGAAGGGAAGATAGAAACTGGTGTGTTGTCGCATACAATCCTTGGAGGGGTTACAGTAGGGATTGAAGATATCCATTTTGACCGTAGAAATCTGCGCGGAGATTCAACGTTAAATATCAATATTTATAATCCGGTACATAGCGCCCGACCGCTACTGCCACCAAAGCCGGGGTTTAATCGCTACTTCGATAATGATTACCTTGGTGCTTACCTGCAAGATCAAATCAAAATTATTGATGAAGTGCAGGTGATGATAGGTGCACAGCTTACCCAAGGCTTAATTAAGCATGTAGAAACTCGAGGGGAATTAGACTTCGATAAAAAAAACAGTGGAATCTCGCCGCGTGCTGGTATTATTCTTTTACCAACAAAAAACATGTCAGTATATGGCTCATACAGTACATCGTTTTCACCAACAAATGCCGAACGGGAAAACGCAGAAGGGAATATTGATTTCAAGCCGGAGATAGGTAAGCAGATAGAATTTGGCATAAAAACGGAATTGCTTGATGGCCGAATTGGGGCAACTGCTGCTGCGTTCCAGCTTGATTATACTAATGCACTCAGCCAAACTGGAGATAAAAATCCAAATGGAAATACTGTATGGGTGCAGACCGGCCAATCACGTAGTAAAGGTATTGAGCTGGATATAGCGATAATGCCGATTGATGGATTATACCTATCAGCCGGTTATGCCTATACCGATGCTCGTGTTATGGCTGATGAAACGGTTGCACGTATTGGCCAACGACTCACGTACGTTCCTTACAATACTGGAAATGCTCGTATTGTTTATGACTTCGATGGGGTTTTACGCGGTCTGAAATTAGGCTTCGGATTTACGGGCATGGATGCACGCCCAACAGAGTTTCCAACCAGTACGGGAGCACTCTTTTTCCTTCCGTCGTATACTCGTATGGATGGTTTTGCATCTTACGACTTTGATAGAGCCACCATTGCAATTAATCTGAATAATATAGGTGATGAGAAATATTTCGTTAGCGGTGGAACCAGTCGGATCGTCCCGGGCGCGTTACGAATGCTGCGGACAACACTACAGATGCGGCTGTGA
- a CDS encoding carboxypeptidase regulatory-like domain-containing protein, giving the protein MNFIARCFGFLSVAIVLATTAAVAQSQLRMTLTISPKPSPYLSDWSSKKETAILTVINSGQNTVMAKIDAQVTLNGALKAQTKYASMPVIALPAGVSTFFADQIIPAGAVTFKDGTDQAAIKTGMLPAGNYQLCVSLLSPNSPTDKLVELSACKTFLLTSYQPPTLLLPTDKSFVNSNIPPTFHWTPVTPTPTGKVRYQVVVFQVMNGQTPAQAFKSNHPILDRDATLPTQMLWPADVPFPATATQFVWSVRAYDAQNKPIGEPDGYATPFSFTAAKGGHANDTTNNGPITHQGGGGQDTVRGHGWPSGHQGNTSSGNGPIVVNFQDPYEGQPKKDLPFSGMVRNSTNNFSVSGVTVEFRYAKQTIFGMQPYGATLTATTDANGKFKFPAVKAPTFFKLTIKKNGFKTVTQIGTPYKIESAITDYLVVIQPRVMAIIGLAEDALTKKNIRNAVVELWRRPTPWCSACPIGQQGGPQYSIPTLVASTKTMDFGNSDTAAQQGGMINVMPLRLWGNSLYVLNNGTFVLENIPWWDNYFIKIKHPRYQTEEVYHVAPTANDTINVGIVKVKAKRGTIKVTVLDKIPNKGLVGATVRVFPDVATNPPANLVDPNAHVNSDGSYNASAGNLPMQGQYAAYAQTVLNGGAYIPSGGLVNPQGMQSGGGSGAVGANGWIDASAGWGIPMQTGGGANVPQMAPEKMPDIPPIATGITDASGKVTLTNILVNDPNQATDRYSVWVRTAGYVDAWKPVRLVLNNQTKEVLIKQDSAKGFIHGIVRDKLANKPVGNAKVELVKKVNNKDTTVMTINTNPDGTYTLYPVKLGTYGKIKFSATGYTAQEKPGPIVISNGTDLTASAELPRDKGKIFVTVLAISGSDTIKAQNAFIHSDSVPSISAVTSINGNVLIEDVPTGVVNLVISYPMFADKSVLVTVPKDNQKSVTVYLAKPNGEIKVTVKDSVTGNFLANASVTIGSKTEKTNVAGLATFSGLQLGQQNVLVIADTTGGFDYKNFSSTKVINEGLNQPLTIKMTQGARIYGKVTKKVGGGPIDSASVTIAGVPGVSAKTNAAGEYILRNVPTGVKLNVQVAKPKFILGKTEVQALQKGQQKKNVDLQLADSPIDSVYGFAIIVDTVTDAPAGNKYLKGKFKVPNNLMFKAGSKSSSFEFLFENLEVDGTTMKPVALAYYFPYSEMPVSLFEALDAKLTGGEDFLKVEYDTVLKTGAIRGKELKLLPFIPKILPGSQWIPEKLSDGATAAGAYSKSLGFWADGAFHGGNVFKVTSNEVEVNMWGFKVAVDYTKTTFDTTGFKYVGSLTIPKINKTIKINLLEFKNKGTAAKMDIQFEQVKLDMSTPFEIDLKAFKFADTSFAWNQQGIIAGGYVVLTKLGNRKFRFENMFINKEGKFMGVQVKMDPGTPPINVLGAQFTLSGLGFGTNPSDTTGTGANQQITPENHYFTFSGKLLIPQLSKPIEFQNLIYNDTGSFYGTIAFNQSVKLMNVVTFELQSIEFGFDAAKQKKFIFVKGGVAFSIPLLSIQAGNVRIFEDKTFAIEKIGFGFNAGPVKVSLSAQWSDTAFGGSGMLEVAPILAVSGEFYYKDGNNWKIKIAANIPPIPIGPVAITGVSGMLARNNGYWAFGFGGSVATAAGKESMELTVQVQVETTPNGPIIQGDAWLKTLGVQIGEAHIVIDIPQKRFAGSVQFGLNKSGVKVTAFIDFEVKAGVYWFVGGGATFTFPMIATLQVQAFVGKNYQGFKHTLPVTFHPDNQTLNGFHMDASMVYPKVGKSGDVFQLEFGYYLFGAIDWNGNLAGGIKIAGNAALDLWVVGFTASIDLQAAIEYKNSLLKFHGHAKFNAKAWIWPCDANSSCDEWCKFCPCITAVVDYAGNKGWEFDFSLGCQ; this is encoded by the coding sequence ATGAACTTCATCGCTCGTTGCTTCGGGTTCCTGAGCGTGGCAATCGTTCTGGCGACGACTGCGGCTGTTGCGCAATCGCAGCTGCGGATGACGCTGACGATTTCGCCAAAGCCCAGCCCGTACCTGTCGGATTGGTCATCGAAAAAGGAGACGGCAATCCTGACGGTTATCAACAGTGGCCAGAACACCGTGATGGCCAAGATTGACGCGCAGGTTACGCTGAATGGGGCATTGAAAGCGCAAACCAAATACGCTTCGATGCCGGTGATTGCCCTGCCCGCTGGGGTCAGCACTTTTTTTGCCGATCAGATTATTCCGGCCGGTGCCGTCACTTTTAAGGATGGAACGGACCAAGCGGCAATCAAAACGGGGATGCTTCCGGCGGGGAATTACCAGCTTTGCGTCAGCCTGCTAAGCCCAAACAGCCCCACCGATAAACTGGTGGAGCTTTCGGCGTGCAAGACCTTCCTGCTAACAAGCTATCAGCCGCCGACGCTGCTGCTGCCAACCGATAAATCATTCGTCAACAGCAACATCCCCCCAACGTTCCACTGGACCCCGGTAACGCCAACGCCTACCGGGAAAGTGCGGTATCAAGTGGTGGTGTTCCAGGTGATGAACGGCCAGACCCCTGCGCAAGCCTTCAAAAGCAATCATCCGATTCTGGACCGGGATGCAACGCTTCCAACGCAAATGCTTTGGCCAGCCGATGTCCCGTTCCCCGCCACCGCCACACAGTTTGTTTGGAGCGTTCGCGCCTACGACGCGCAAAACAAACCGATTGGCGAGCCAGACGGCTACGCCACGCCGTTTTCATTTACGGCAGCCAAAGGCGGACACGCGAACGACACCACTAACAACGGACCGATCACCCATCAGGGGGGAGGTGGCCAGGATACTGTGCGTGGGCACGGGTGGCCGTCGGGGCACCAGGGGAACACGTCATCGGGCAACGGACCGATTGTGGTGAACTTCCAGGACCCGTACGAAGGGCAGCCGAAGAAGGACCTTCCGTTTTCGGGCATGGTTCGCAACAGCACCAACAACTTCTCGGTGTCGGGTGTTACGGTGGAGTTCCGCTACGCCAAGCAAACGATCTTTGGAATGCAGCCGTACGGGGCAACGCTAACCGCCACCACCGATGCCAACGGAAAGTTCAAATTCCCAGCGGTGAAAGCCCCAACGTTCTTCAAGCTGACGATTAAGAAGAACGGCTTCAAGACCGTGACGCAGATTGGCACGCCGTACAAGATAGAATCGGCAATCACCGATTACTTGGTGGTGATCCAGCCGCGTGTGATGGCCATTATCGGCCTGGCAGAAGATGCCTTGACGAAGAAAAATATTCGCAACGCAGTGGTGGAGCTTTGGCGGCGGCCAACGCCCTGGTGCTCGGCCTGCCCAATTGGCCAGCAAGGGGGACCGCAATACTCCATCCCGACGCTTGTTGCCTCCACCAAAACAATGGACTTTGGCAATAGCGACACCGCCGCCCAGCAGGGAGGGATGATTAACGTGATGCCGCTGCGGCTCTGGGGCAACTCACTCTACGTGTTGAACAACGGTACGTTTGTTCTTGAGAACATCCCGTGGTGGGATAACTACTTCATAAAAATCAAACACCCACGCTACCAGACCGAGGAGGTGTACCACGTGGCTCCCACCGCCAACGACACCATCAACGTGGGGATCGTGAAGGTGAAGGCGAAACGTGGGACGATTAAAGTGACGGTGCTGGATAAAATCCCCAACAAGGGGTTGGTGGGCGCAACGGTGCGGGTTTTCCCCGACGTTGCAACCAACCCGCCGGCAAACCTTGTTGATCCGAACGCACACGTAAACTCCGATGGCTCCTACAACGCCTCGGCGGGCAACCTGCCGATGCAAGGGCAATACGCGGCCTACGCCCAAACGGTACTGAACGGCGGCGCATACATCCCATCTGGTGGGTTGGTGAACCCGCAAGGAATGCAGTCGGGGGGCGGAAGCGGTGCGGTGGGGGCAAATGGTTGGATTGATGCATCGGCAGGGTGGGGCATTCCGATGCAAACCGGCGGCGGGGCGAACGTGCCGCAAATGGCCCCGGAGAAGATGCCCGACATCCCACCAATCGCCACCGGCATCACCGACGCAAGCGGAAAGGTGACGCTTACCAACATCTTGGTGAACGACCCCAACCAAGCCACCGATCGCTACTCGGTATGGGTTCGCACCGCTGGATATGTCGATGCCTGGAAACCAGTGCGGCTGGTGCTGAATAACCAGACAAAAGAGGTCCTCATCAAGCAAGATTCCGCCAAAGGATTTATCCACGGAATCGTGCGCGACAAGCTGGCGAACAAACCCGTTGGCAATGCGAAGGTGGAGCTGGTCAAAAAGGTGAACAACAAGGACACCACCGTGATGACCATCAACACCAACCCCGATGGGACCTACACCCTCTATCCAGTAAAACTTGGGACGTATGGAAAAATCAAATTCTCGGCCACGGGCTACACCGCCCAGGAGAAGCCGGGTCCCATTGTCATCAGCAACGGAACGGACCTAACGGCCAGTGCCGAGCTGCCCCGCGACAAAGGCAAAATCTTCGTAACCGTATTGGCCATTAGCGGCAGCGACACCATCAAAGCGCAGAACGCTTTCATCCATTCCGATAGCGTTCCATCCATCTCGGCAGTCACTTCCATCAATGGCAATGTGCTGATCGAGGATGTCCCGACCGGCGTGGTCAACCTTGTGATTTCCTACCCGATGTTCGCCGATAAATCGGTGCTGGTTACGGTTCCGAAGGATAACCAGAAGAGCGTCACGGTCTATCTGGCCAAACCAAATGGGGAGATTAAAGTGACGGTGAAGGATAGCGTCACCGGCAACTTCTTGGCGAACGCATCGGTCACCATCGGCAGCAAAACCGAGAAGACGAACGTTGCCGGATTGGCGACCTTCAGCGGGCTGCAACTTGGCCAGCAAAACGTTCTTGTGATTGCCGACACCACCGGCGGATTTGATTACAAGAACTTCAGCTCCACCAAAGTCATCAACGAGGGGTTGAACCAGCCGCTGACGATTAAGATGACCCAAGGGGCGCGGATTTACGGCAAGGTGACAAAGAAAGTGGGCGGCGGGCCGATTGACTCGGCATCGGTGACGATAGCGGGGGTTCCGGGCGTTTCGGCAAAAACCAATGCTGCCGGCGAGTACATCCTGCGGAACGTCCCAACCGGCGTGAAGCTGAACGTCCAGGTCGCCAAACCGAAATTCATCTTGGGGAAAACGGAGGTGCAGGCGTTGCAAAAAGGGCAACAGAAAAAGAACGTGGACCTGCAGCTGGCCGATTCCCCCATTGACTCCGTCTACGGGTTCGCAATCATTGTGGACACCGTCACCGACGCGCCAGCGGGGAACAAGTACCTGAAAGGGAAGTTCAAAGTGCCGAACAACCTGATGTTCAAAGCGGGATCAAAAAGCAGTTCGTTTGAGTTCCTGTTCGAGAACTTGGAGGTTGATGGAACCACCATGAAACCGGTGGCCCTGGCCTACTACTTCCCCTACTCCGAAATGCCCGTGAGCCTCTTCGAGGCCCTTGACGCAAAGCTCACCGGCGGCGAAGACTTCCTGAAAGTGGAGTACGACACGGTCCTGAAAACCGGGGCAATCCGTGGGAAGGAGTTGAAGCTGCTGCCGTTCATTCCAAAAATTCTTCCTGGGTCGCAATGGATTCCGGAGAAGCTGAGCGACGGCGCAACCGCAGCCGGGGCCTACTCCAAATCGCTTGGGTTCTGGGCCGATGGCGCGTTCCACGGCGGAAACGTCTTCAAGGTGACAAGCAACGAAGTGGAGGTGAATATGTGGGGCTTCAAGGTGGCGGTGGATTACACCAAAACCACGTTCGACACCACCGGCTTCAAGTACGTCGGCTCGCTGACGATTCCGAAGATCAACAAGACGATCAAGATCAACCTGCTGGAATTCAAGAACAAGGGGACCGCAGCAAAAATGGATATCCAGTTCGAGCAAGTGAAGCTGGATATGAGCACTCCGTTCGAGATTGACCTGAAAGCCTTCAAGTTTGCCGACACCTCGTTTGCATGGAACCAGCAAGGGATTATCGCCGGCGGCTACGTGGTGCTGACCAAGCTGGGCAACCGGAAATTCCGGTTCGAGAATATGTTCATCAACAAGGAAGGGAAGTTCATGGGGGTGCAGGTGAAGATGGACCCGGGAACGCCGCCAATCAACGTCCTGGGCGCGCAGTTCACCCTGTCAGGGCTTGGGTTCGGCACCAATCCATCGGACACGACCGGGACCGGGGCTAACCAACAGATCACCCCGGAGAATCATTACTTCACCTTCAGTGGGAAGCTATTGATCCCGCAGCTGAGCAAGCCGATTGAGTTCCAGAACTTGATCTACAACGACACCGGCAGCTTCTACGGAACCATTGCCTTCAACCAGTCGGTGAAGCTGATGAACGTGGTGACGTTCGAGCTTCAATCCATCGAGTTCGGGTTCGATGCCGCCAAGCAGAAGAAATTCATCTTCGTGAAAGGTGGCGTGGCCTTCAGCATCCCACTGCTAAGCATCCAAGCCGGGAACGTCCGAATCTTTGAGGATAAAACTTTTGCCATCGAGAAGATCGGCTTCGGCTTCAATGCTGGACCGGTGAAAGTCTCGCTTTCGGCACAGTGGAGCGACACCGCGTTTGGGGGAAGCGGGATGTTAGAGGTTGCGCCGATTCTGGCGGTGTCGGGCGAGTTTTACTACAAGGACGGCAACAACTGGAAGATCAAAATTGCGGCCAATATCCCGCCGATACCGATTGGGCCGGTGGCGATTACCGGGGTCTCGGGGATGCTTGCGCGGAACAATGGATACTGGGCCTTTGGGTTCGGCGGATCCGTGGCAACCGCTGCCGGAAAAGAATCAATGGAGCTTACGGTCCAGGTGCAGGTGGAAACCACACCGAACGGCCCAATCATCCAGGGCGATGCATGGCTGAAGACGCTTGGGGTGCAGATTGGCGAGGCCCACATCGTGATTGACATCCCGCAGAAACGCTTTGCCGGATCGGTCCAGTTTGGGCTGAACAAAAGCGGCGTGAAGGTGACGGCGTTTATTGACTTCGAGGTGAAAGCTGGGGTCTACTGGTTTGTGGGTGGTGGCGCAACCTTCACCTTCCCGATGATTGCCACGCTGCAGGTGCAAGCCTTTGTTGGAAAGAACTACCAGGGCTTCAAGCACACGCTTCCGGTCACGTTCCACCCGGATAACCAGACGCTGAATGGCTTCCACATGGATGCCAGCATGGTCTATCCAAAAGTTGGAAAGAGCGGCGATGTCTTCCAGTTGGAGTTCGGCTACTACCTGTTCGGCGCGATTGACTGGAACGGCAATCTTGCCGGCGGAATCAAAATTGCCGGCAACGCAGCGCTGGACCTTTGGGTGGTTGGGTTCACCGCCTCCATTGATCTGCAAGCGGCAATCGAATACAAGAACAGCCTGCTGAAATTCCACGGCCATGCCAAGTTCAACGCCAAAGCGTGGATCTGGCCATGCGATGCCAACAGCTCCTGCGATGAATGGTGTAAATTCTGCCCCTGCATCACTGCAGTGGTTGACTACGCGGGGAACAAAGGCTGGGAGTTCGATTTCTCGCTTGGTTGCCAATAA
- a CDS encoding SpoIIE family protein phosphatase, which produces MALFFSIAERFRQMNDTQLRVVFGAMFVVSLLANLIASNAGIVHHSEIVTDDCLWGVERRAGEYVLTVAEVASGGQAEQAGVRVGDRVISINNIPIPPVADSLPNGKVPPRVQYIDDYAQKVLEESLVDTPIPYVVERNGKELHLRMTLHTQKIYVQIAFPLFCALWLLVGAVVVFARPRGRVQQQFFLTAGCVVFAFTYPDQLFQVTGQLGVMLRLVWGTLGSLFLSLWVLFCTTFPIDQRVFTTARRKFWLYSPVIFTVVGNLMYFAAELAAMPSPKLLQSSIMYGGFGIGQLFFLGGTYFLFRGYRQLPATLVRRPMPVILVGSLLATVSFLYFKVIQIFVPTTTFLYPQYQLPAFLILALPISFGYAIYRYQVMDFRRVLRTTMIYAAATTLIVCLYLTIAYGIGRALWAVTASGSDEPVNIFSAVGIITFLLVLLLLEPVKRAVQTWIENRFFPQRRDYTQLLTRYTEEITETVGTSAVAALMARTLRQTLNLTGAYVIVEKADGEFQLLAKDTDFEPIDVEDESLLSLRALLHQDHSIISLETVNDPLLVPWCQWFSYVAGLYAQGKAIGAVIVTRPRSGEALGGRQLQLLKTVVAQGAGAVEVARLYEMELARQRYQEELATARKIQESLLPKQMPSIPGISISATARAAQAVGGDYYDVIQLDGDRYLVIIADVSGKGLPAALYMAEFHGMVHIACAIHNTPKEILALLNKHLGEIITRGSFITATMLLFDTTRQTVSMARAGHTPIIRRHGSEVDTLAPAGIALGLAPHATFEGALKQYTVQYEPGETFILFSDGVSEAMNAARELFGDGRLLDVISGFPDTSAHALCSGILQQVENFRDGADPNDDIAIVVVEIQRQPQRSPQPPRTLRGTTTEG; this is translated from the coding sequence ATGGCTTTGTTCTTCTCCATTGCCGAGCGTTTCCGGCAGATGAACGACACCCAGTTGCGGGTGGTGTTTGGCGCGATGTTCGTGGTTTCGTTGCTGGCAAATTTGATTGCTTCCAATGCCGGAATTGTGCACCACAGTGAGATCGTCACCGACGATTGTTTGTGGGGCGTTGAACGCCGCGCCGGGGAGTATGTGCTGACGGTGGCGGAGGTTGCTTCCGGCGGCCAAGCGGAGCAGGCCGGGGTGCGCGTGGGCGACCGCGTCATCTCCATCAACAACATCCCAATCCCCCCCGTGGCCGATAGCCTTCCCAACGGAAAGGTGCCGCCACGGGTTCAATACATTGACGATTACGCCCAGAAGGTTTTGGAGGAATCGCTTGTTGACACGCCAATCCCCTACGTGGTGGAGCGGAACGGGAAGGAACTCCATTTGCGGATGACCCTGCATACCCAGAAAATTTATGTCCAGATTGCCTTCCCGTTGTTCTGCGCGTTGTGGTTGCTGGTGGGCGCGGTGGTGGTGTTTGCTCGCCCGCGTGGAAGGGTGCAGCAGCAGTTTTTCCTGACGGCAGGATGCGTGGTGTTTGCGTTCACCTACCCTGACCAGTTGTTCCAAGTAACCGGCCAGCTGGGCGTGATGCTTCGGCTGGTGTGGGGGACGCTTGGTTCGCTGTTCCTTTCGCTGTGGGTGCTGTTTTGCACCACCTTCCCGATTGACCAACGGGTGTTCACCACCGCACGGCGGAAGTTCTGGCTCTACTCTCCGGTCATTTTCACGGTGGTGGGGAACCTGATGTATTTCGCTGCCGAGCTTGCCGCCATGCCGTCGCCGAAGCTGCTGCAAAGCTCCATCATGTACGGTGGGTTCGGCATTGGCCAGCTCTTCTTTTTGGGGGGGACGTACTTTTTGTTCCGTGGCTACCGGCAGCTTCCGGCAACGCTGGTGCGGCGGCCCATGCCGGTGATCTTGGTTGGGTCGCTTCTGGCAACGGTCAGCTTCCTTTACTTCAAGGTCATCCAGATTTTTGTCCCGACCACGACGTTCCTCTATCCCCAATATCAGCTTCCCGCATTTCTGATTCTTGCGCTCCCCATCTCGTTCGGCTACGCCATTTACCGTTATCAGGTGATGGATTTCCGGCGGGTGCTGCGGACCACCATGATCTACGCCGCGGCCACCACCCTGATTGTTTGCCTCTATTTAACGATTGCCTACGGCATTGGCCGCGCCCTTTGGGCCGTGACGGCCTCCGGGTCCGACGAACCGGTGAATATCTTCAGTGCCGTCGGCATTATCACCTTCTTGCTGGTGTTGCTGTTGCTAGAGCCGGTGAAACGCGCGGTGCAGACCTGGATTGAAAACCGATTCTTTCCGCAACGCCGCGACTACACCCAACTGCTGACCCGGTACACCGAGGAGATCACCGAGACGGTGGGAACAAGCGCGGTTGCGGCACTGATGGCACGCACGCTACGGCAAACGCTGAACTTGACGGGAGCCTACGTGATTGTTGAAAAAGCGGACGGTGAGTTTCAGCTGCTGGCAAAGGATACCGACTTCGAGCCGATTGATGTGGAAGATGAATCGCTTCTTAGCCTGCGGGCATTGCTTCACCAGGACCACTCCATCATCTCGCTGGAAACTGTCAACGATCCGCTGTTGGTTCCGTGGTGCCAGTGGTTCAGCTACGTTGCGGGGTTATACGCCCAGGGGAAGGCAATCGGCGCGGTGATTGTCACCCGCCCACGAAGCGGCGAAGCATTGGGGGGGCGGCAGCTGCAACTGCTGAAAACCGTGGTGGCGCAAGGTGCGGGGGCGGTGGAGGTGGCGCGGCTGTACGAAATGGAGTTGGCGCGCCAGCGATACCAGGAGGAGCTTGCGACCGCGCGGAAAATCCAGGAAAGCCTGCTGCCGAAGCAGATGCCAAGCATCCCGGGGATTTCCATCAGCGCAACGGCGCGTGCGGCGCAAGCGGTTGGGGGGGATTACTACGACGTGATCCAGCTGGACGGCGACCGCTACTTGGTGATTATCGCCGACGTTTCCGGCAAAGGGCTTCCGGCGGCGTTGTACATGGCCGAGTTCCACGGCATGGTCCACATTGCCTGCGCCATCCACAACACCCCGAAGGAAATTCTGGCGTTGCTGAACAAGCATTTGGGGGAGATCATCACCCGCGGGTCCTTCATCACCGCCACCATGCTTTTGTTCGACACCACCCGGCAGACGGTAAGCATGGCACGCGCCGGGCACACGCCGATTATCCGGCGGCATGGTTCCGAGGTGGATACGCTTGCGCCGGCGGGAATCGCCCTGGGACTGGCCCCGCACGCTACGTTCGAGGGGGCGCTGAAGCAATACACCGTGCAGTACGAACCTGGCGAGACCTTCATCCTGTTCAGCGATGGAGTAAGCGAGGCGATGAACGCCGCGCGGGAGTTATTCGGCGACGGGCGGTTGCTGGATGTGATCTCCGGATTCCCCGACACCTCGGCCCACGCGCTTTGCAGCGGAATCCTGCAGCAAGTGGAGAACTTCCGCGACGGGGCCGACCCAAACGACGACATCGCGATTGTGGTGGTGGAGATTCAGCGGCAACCCCAACGCTCCCCCCAGCCCCCACGAACCTTGCGCGGAACAACCACCGAGGGGTAA